The nucleotide window GGGGATATTGGATTTTTCCGGAAAGAAGAATTAGGAAGTCTTGGTGATAAGGTTTTCTCATTATCCATTGGTAATTGGGTAGGTCCTTTTGCTGATGATGGAAAATATGTTTTCTTAAAGTGTACAGACAAAAAAAACTCTACTTATAGATCGTTGAAAGAAGCTACCGGAGATATTGCAAAGCATCTTTCATACATAGAGTTGAATTCAAAGAAAACAAGTTTAGTTGAATTGCTGAAGAAGAAAATGCAATACCGGTTATTTTCAGAAAAGTTGAATCAAATTAAAATTTAAACTGAAATAGATAAGAAATGGAAAAAGAAAACAAACTCATTACAATTATTCTATTTTTATTACTAACCGGATTTACAATTGCCCAAAGCTCCGGAAAAGTAACGGGGAAAGTAACCGATGCTTCCACAGGAGAACCTGTTGTTGGTGCAACTATAATTGTTGATGGAACTTCTTATGGCTCGGTTGCTGATATAAATGGTGATTATATAATTGTAAAGGTTCCATCAGGCAGTTACAACATTGTTGCTACAGCTATCGGTTATACAAAAACTACAATACAGAAAGTACAAGTTCTTGTTGATCTAACTACAAAGCTTAATATCATTTTATCTTCAACTGCAATTACTCTTGGACAAGATGTTATTATAATTGCCCAGGTACCGATGGTAAAAAAAGATTTGACTTCAACTGAATCCCGGGTTACTTCTGATGAAATACGACAACTGCCACTTCAAAATTTAGATCAGCTAATTACTTTGCAGGCAGGTGTAAACAAAGATGCCGGAGGTGGAATCCATATCCGCGGAGGGAGATCGAGTGAAATTTCTTATTTGATAAATGGTGTAAGCATAACTGATGATTACTCTCGTTCGCAGGCATTGACGATTGAGACTGAATCAGTTCAGGAATTGCAAGTTATAAGCGGAACTTTTAATGCGGAGTATGGAAATGCTTTAAGTGGTGTGGTAAATATTGTAACCAAAACTGGCGGAAGTAAATTCCAAAGTAATGTTGAGTTGTGGTCAGGCGATTACTTGAGCACACATAAAGATATTTTTTGGAATATAGATAAAGTTAGTCCGTTTGCCAATTATAATTTTCTGACTTCGTTTGGCGGTCCAGTTATAAAAGATCAACTTACTTTTTTTGCAACAATTAGAAAGTATTATAATAGCGGATATATTTATGGACGTAATGTTTATAATCCACAAGGAAGATATAAATTAATTGACGGACAGTTTGAATCTAATCCCGGTGATAATTCATATATATCTATGAACTCAAGTAATAGATGGAGCGGACAAGGCACGATTGACTGGCGTATGTTCAAAGATCTCAGATTAAAAATAGATGCCTTCGGCAGTATGGAATCCAATCGTAATTATGATCATTTATATAGGCTAAATCCAAACGGTACAATGGGAGGTAAAAGCAAAGGCTATAGTTTTTTTACAGGATTAACACACACGATACTCCAAAATACTTTTCAGGAATTTACTTTTGCCTACAAGTATAATGATTTTAATTCTCAGCTTTATGATAATCCTTACGATTCACGTTATGTTCATCCGGATTCGCTAAATATATCAGGCTATCATTTTTTAAGAGCCGGAACAAATCTTAACCGTTTTCAGCGTAATACAAAAAGCATTATTGCAAAGTGGGATTTTACCAGTCAGATAGATAGAATAAATCTTACCAAACTTGGTCTGGAAATTCAAACAGATAAAGTTTTTTATGAAAATATTAATTTAATACCGGCTGTAAATACAAATGGGCAGCAGCTGGTTCCGTTTGTTCCATTCATTCAAGGTATCGAGTCACCGCAACATGATAGATTTGAACGTTCACCATTTAAATTCAGTGCATACATTCAGGATAAAATTGAATTTGAAAGTTTGATTATTAATGTAGGTTTACGTTTTGATTTGTTTAATCCCAATGGACAAGTACCAGCTGATCCTGAAGATCCGAACATTTACAATCCTTTTAAACAGGAACATATTTACAAAGATCTTAATGGTGATGGCAAGATTGGTTTAGATGAACAGACTGATGTAAACAAATTAACCGTTGCTGAACGTGAGGCGTTCTGGTACAAAAAGGCATCAGTAAAAACACAATTAAGTCCGCGCTTTGGTATTGCATATCCAATAACGGATAAGGGAATAATTAGATTTTCTTACGGTATATTCCAGCAAATACCGGAATACAGCCAGTTGTATTTAGGTGATCAATTTAAATTAACTTCAGCCCAGGGAATACAAGGTCCATTCGGTAATAATGATCTTAAACCACAACGTACAACAATTTATGAGCTTGGATTACAACAACAAATATTCGAGAATGTTTCAATCGATGCTACGGTTTTTTATCGCGATATCCGAGATTGGATTTCTTCAAGTCAACCGATACCTACATACCTGGCTGGAATTTCTTATTCAGAAAGAATAAATCGTGATTTTGCAAATGTTAAAGGAATTACACTCGCCATCAATAAAAGATTTAAGGATTATTTTTCTTTTGGGATCGATTACACTTTTCAGGTTGCTGAAGGAACAAACTCATCACCGGATCAAGAGTTTTATGCGCAACAGAATGGTTCAGAACCAACCCGCGTTTTAACCCCGCTCAATTGGGATCAGACTCATACGCTGAACGCAAATATTTACGTCGGTACTTCTGATTGGGGAATAAGTTTAATTTCTACTTTAAGCACCGGTCAGCCATATACACCAACTTTAATTCAAGGTGCTTATGCCGGCAGAAATATTTTAACAGGGCTTGCACAAAACAGCCGGCGTAAACCTCTTATTGCAAATTTGGATTTGGAGTTACACAAGAATTTTGACTTCTCAAATTTCAGCATGCAATTCTTTGTAAAAGTTTTCAATCTACTTGAT belongs to Ignavibacteriales bacterium and includes:
- a CDS encoding carboxypeptidase-like regulatory domain-containing protein; its protein translation is MEKENKLITIILFLLLTGFTIAQSSGKVTGKVTDASTGEPVVGATIIVDGTSYGSVADINGDYIIVKVPSGSYNIVATAIGYTKTTIQKVQVLVDLTTKLNIILSSTAITLGQDVIIIAQVPMVKKDLTSTESRVTSDEIRQLPLQNLDQLITLQAGVNKDAGGGIHIRGGRSSEISYLINGVSITDDYSRSQALTIETESVQELQVISGTFNAEYGNALSGVVNIVTKTGGSKFQSNVELWSGDYLSTHKDIFWNIDKVSPFANYNFLTSFGGPVIKDQLTFFATIRKYYNSGYIYGRNVYNPQGRYKLIDGQFESNPGDNSYISMNSSNRWSGQGTIDWRMFKDLRLKIDAFGSMESNRNYDHLYRLNPNGTMGGKSKGYSFFTGLTHTILQNTFQEFTFAYKYNDFNSQLYDNPYDSRYVHPDSLNISGYHFLRAGTNLNRFQRNTKSIIAKWDFTSQIDRINLTKLGLEIQTDKVFYENINLIPAVNTNGQQLVPFVPFIQGIESPQHDRFERSPFKFSAYIQDKIEFESLIINVGLRFDLFNPNGQVPADPEDPNIYNPFKQEHIYKDLNGDGKIGLDEQTDVNKLTVAEREAFWYKKASVKTQLSPRFGIAYPITDKGIIRFSYGIFQQIPEYSQLYLGDQFKLTSAQGIQGPFGNNDLKPQRTTIYELGLQQQIFENVSIDATVFYRDIRDWISSSQPIPTYLAGISYSERINRDFANVKGITLAINKRFKDYFSFGIDYTFQVAEGTNSSPDQEFYAQQNGSEPTRVLTPLNWDQTHTLNANIYVGTSDWGISLISTLSTGQPYTPTLIQGAYAGRNILTGLAQNSRRKPLIANLDLELHKNFDFSNFSMQFFVKVFNLLDMKNPLTVFGDTGKPDYTLQEKTVIEYDNSWFAYPNYYSEPRNIYVGTKISL